From the genome of Actinacidiphila yeochonensis CN732, one region includes:
- a CDS encoding CU044_5270 family protein encodes MKDTASPAARDPRHDREEIARLLPAPAEQNLPHERFLHHKEQLMRRIDQDSDHATRSHSRTRTRTRPQRRLLRPALLAPATALALAGALTAGIALTRTGQETSAGGRADTRALPAVALLAQISDTAGRRAVPTVRDNQYVYTREEGRAADLTSGKAVLGPLRDTEKWLSQDPDPVQQQGLLRVDGVTTRLNAELGDTDGTPAGVARPTYKWLGSLPTDPDALLDYLKSQKPRTNDSEPDQWAFDEIGNLLGGVMPPRTAAALYRAAARIPGVASAPEARDAIGRQGLGIVREDDQHASRTEWVFDSKDFTFLGSRTVLVKDTPYGKAGTLMSSSAEIEHGVADKAGQRPAADEVTRTDATG; translated from the coding sequence ATGAAGGACACCGCGTCCCCGGCCGCCCGGGACCCGCGGCACGACCGCGAAGAGATCGCCCGCCTGCTGCCCGCCCCCGCCGAACAGAACCTTCCGCACGAGCGGTTCCTGCACCACAAGGAGCAGCTCATGCGTCGGATCGACCAGGACAGCGACCACGCCACCCGCTCCCACTCCCGGACCCGCACCCGCACCCGGCCGCAGCGCCGGCTGCTGCGGCCCGCGCTCCTGGCCCCGGCCACCGCGCTCGCCCTGGCCGGCGCGCTGACCGCCGGCATCGCGCTGACCCGCACCGGACAGGAGACGTCGGCCGGCGGCCGCGCGGACACCCGGGCGCTGCCCGCCGTGGCCCTGCTGGCACAGATCTCCGACACCGCGGGACGGCGTGCCGTTCCGACCGTGCGCGACAACCAGTACGTCTACACCCGGGAAGAGGGCCGCGCGGCGGACCTCACCAGCGGGAAGGCCGTCCTGGGGCCGCTGCGGGACACCGAGAAGTGGCTCTCCCAGGACCCCGACCCGGTCCAGCAGCAGGGGCTCCTGCGCGTCGACGGAGTGACGACCCGCCTCAACGCCGAGTTGGGCGACACCGACGGAACCCCGGCGGGTGTCGCCCGTCCCACCTACAAGTGGCTCGGCTCACTGCCCACCGACCCCGACGCGCTGCTCGACTACCTGAAGTCCCAGAAGCCCCGGACCAACGACAGCGAACCCGACCAGTGGGCGTTCGACGAGATCGGGAACCTGCTCGGCGGGGTGATGCCGCCGCGCACCGCCGCGGCCCTCTACCGGGCCGCGGCGAGGATCCCCGGCGTCGCCAGTGCGCCCGAGGCCCGCGACGCGATCGGCCGCCAGGGCCTCGGCATCGTCCGTGAGGACGACCAGCACGCCTCCCGCACCGAGTGGGTCTTCGACAGCAAGGACTTCACCTTCCTCGGCTCCCGCACCGTGCTCGTCAAGGACACCCCGTACGGCAAGGCCGGCACCCTGATGTCCAGCTCGGCAGAGATCGAACACGGCGTGGCCGACAAGGCGGGGCAGCGGCCCGCCGCCGACGAGGTGACCCGCACGGACGCCACCGGCTGA
- a CDS encoding helix-turn-helix domain-containing protein — MSRTATGHSAASGIGEVIRRARVLSGRSQADVATELGYHQSKISRLESGKGTQDIDVLRAVAAVLDIPLESLGLSSHTSADSRTDDMHRRNFLAASVAALATPTPRPRVGIELVQALLPGPVPADHAPQPQAALAARLSQARRLFYTCRYAELEGALPSLIADLRQAQDASRGDDQVLSGLLATAYQTAVSLLLKLGDHGNAWLAVGRAMAEAERSADPVVMASSVRVQAHVLARDRHTAPAVTLIRHTADQLSGSYDRRPPEYLAALGLMLLRGVTAASAGGDRATTAEFLAEAQEVARYVDLDSPEAWANFSPTNVALHSVSASVVLGDAGAALEAVQPLMRRRIPVPERRAALWVEAARAYSQQGRLAEGYKALRIAESCASEDIRRRPSVLELAGDMAARDRRGAVPELRRFCQELGVQV; from the coding sequence ATGTCGCGGACGGCCACAGGACACTCCGCTGCGAGTGGGATCGGAGAGGTGATCCGCCGCGCGCGAGTGTTGAGCGGCCGGTCGCAGGCGGACGTGGCCACCGAACTGGGCTACCACCAGTCGAAGATCAGCCGGTTGGAGAGCGGCAAGGGGACGCAGGACATCGACGTCCTGCGCGCTGTCGCAGCCGTGCTCGACATCCCACTGGAAAGCCTCGGCCTGTCCTCCCATACCAGTGCGGACAGCAGGACGGACGACATGCACCGTCGCAACTTCCTGGCCGCGAGCGTCGCCGCGCTCGCGACCCCGACGCCCCGTCCCCGCGTGGGGATAGAGCTGGTCCAGGCGCTGCTGCCTGGACCTGTTCCAGCCGATCACGCGCCACAACCCCAGGCCGCACTCGCGGCCCGGCTCTCCCAGGCTCGGAGGCTGTTCTACACCTGCCGGTACGCCGAACTCGAAGGCGCTCTGCCCTCACTGATCGCCGACCTTCGCCAGGCCCAGGATGCCTCCCGCGGCGACGATCAAGTCCTGTCCGGCCTCCTCGCGACGGCGTACCAGACCGCGGTCAGCCTGCTGCTCAAGCTCGGCGACCACGGCAACGCCTGGCTGGCGGTCGGCCGTGCCATGGCCGAGGCCGAACGGAGCGCCGACCCCGTGGTGATGGCCTCCAGCGTCCGCGTTCAGGCGCACGTCCTAGCGCGCGACCGGCACACCGCGCCCGCCGTCACCCTCATCCGGCACACCGCCGACCAGCTTTCCGGCAGCTACGACCGGCGCCCGCCCGAGTACCTCGCCGCGCTGGGGCTCATGCTCCTTCGCGGGGTGACGGCCGCAAGCGCCGGCGGTGACCGCGCCACGACCGCCGAGTTCCTCGCCGAGGCTCAGGAGGTCGCGCGCTACGTCGACCTCGACAGCCCCGAAGCCTGGGCAAACTTCAGTCCGACCAACGTCGCGCTCCACTCGGTGAGCGCCTCGGTCGTCCTGGGCGACGCCGGAGCGGCGCTGGAGGCCGTCCAGCCGCTGATGCGCAGGCGTATCCCGGTCCCCGAACGCCGGGCGGCACTGTGGGTGGAGGCTGCACGGGCCTACAGCCAGCAGGGCAGACTGGCCGAGGGATACAAAGCGCTCAGGATCGCGGAGAGCTGTGCCTCGGAGGACATCCGCCGACGGCCCAGCGTGCTCGAGCTGGCCGGTGACATGGCCGCTCGCGACCGGCGCGGCGCCGTCCCGGAGCTTCGCCGTTTCTGCCAGGAGTTGGGAGTCCAGGTTTGA
- a CDS encoding phosphoketolase family protein, which translates to MDRRPAGPDPGVLGSLTSALLAGGDPTLHVLTPADPARAAAALTFALRKLDRCTLVVAGKHSSVHHPLDTLYEELRHGIAIWSHLTHPGPGEPDLVLASAGDLPAEALTTLARRLRAEHPDLRLRYVHIHDLTALAEDGTRPLALAPDAFPRYFGTRAPIVLATSGHPADIHALLGRRHPGPRLTVLGYRDSGRPVSQARLRQLCGLDDAGLWQLATTLTNAVKEIPA; encoded by the coding sequence GTGGACCGACGCCCTGCGGGCCCTGATCCAGGAGTACTTGGGAGTCTCACCTCGGCACTCCTGGCCGGCGGCGATCCCACGCTCCACGTCCTCACCCCCGCCGACCCCGCGCGCGCCGCGGCCGCGCTCACCTTCGCCCTGCGCAAGCTCGACCGCTGCACGCTCGTCGTCGCCGGCAAACACTCGAGCGTCCACCACCCGCTGGACACCCTCTACGAGGAACTGCGACACGGCATCGCGATCTGGTCCCACCTGACCCACCCCGGCCCCGGCGAACCCGACCTGGTCCTCGCTTCCGCCGGCGACCTGCCCGCCGAGGCCCTGACCACCCTGGCCCGACGGCTCCGCGCCGAACACCCGGACCTACGCCTGCGGTACGTCCACATCCACGACCTCACAGCCCTGGCCGAGGACGGCACCCGCCCCCTCGCCCTCGCGCCGGACGCCTTCCCCCGCTACTTCGGCACCCGAGCGCCGATCGTCCTGGCCACCAGCGGGCACCCGGCCGACATCCACGCCCTCCTCGGCCGCCGCCACCCCGGGCCCCGGCTCACCGTCCTCGGCTACCGCGACTCCGGCCGCCCCGTCTCCCAGGCCCGCCTCCGCCAGCTCTGCGGACTCGACGACGCCGGCCTGTGGCAGCTCGCCACCACCCTCACCAACGCCGTGAAGGAGATACCGGCATGA
- a CDS encoding AraC family transcriptional regulator, translating to MDLISEVIRTLRVGSAAARLIRQTDRRGVRFPPFSGSGFHIIRRGTCWLVTEHGEPVRLGPGDVVLVSAGIAHGLCAAPRVLADLPEMVLGPFPPEPGPADFEFLCGAYHLDHGPSPRHPRALPDLVALSPAYERAPRLRTLIDLLAADVAADAAATGPGTGATLPALLDLVLAEVLRQWYDEQDASGRPRADDPGIAAALRAIHENPERAWTVAQLSSAATMPRTAFTRRFTTVVGVPPMRYLTTWRLGRAARMLRESDAPLAAIAHQVGYTSEFAFSAAFRREYGTAPGGFRRTPVLLAAR from the coding sequence ATGGACCTGATCAGCGAGGTGATCCGCACCCTGCGCGTCGGCAGCGCCGCCGCCCGACTGATCCGGCAGACCGACCGGCGGGGCGTGCGGTTCCCGCCGTTCTCCGGCAGCGGGTTCCACATCATCCGGCGCGGCACGTGCTGGCTGGTCACCGAGCACGGCGAGCCGGTCCGGCTCGGGCCGGGCGACGTCGTACTCGTCTCCGCGGGCATCGCGCACGGGCTGTGCGCGGCCCCCCGCGTGCTGGCGGACCTGCCGGAGATGGTGCTGGGCCCGTTTCCGCCGGAGCCGGGCCCGGCGGACTTCGAGTTCCTGTGCGGCGCCTACCACCTCGATCACGGTCCCTCACCGCGGCACCCGCGCGCGCTGCCGGACCTCGTAGCGCTGTCGCCGGCGTACGAGCGCGCTCCACGGCTGCGCACACTGATCGATCTCCTCGCGGCGGACGTGGCCGCCGATGCCGCCGCGACCGGCCCGGGCACCGGCGCCACGCTGCCCGCACTCCTCGACCTGGTTCTCGCCGAGGTGCTGCGGCAGTGGTACGACGAGCAGGACGCGTCCGGCCGGCCGCGCGCCGACGACCCGGGGATAGCCGCCGCGCTGCGCGCGATCCACGAGAACCCGGAGCGGGCGTGGACGGTGGCCCAGCTGAGTTCGGCCGCCACCATGCCGCGCACGGCGTTCACGCGCCGCTTCACCACGGTGGTGGGGGTGCCGCCGATGAGGTACCTGACCACGTGGCGCCTGGGCCGCGCGGCGCGCATGCTGCGCGAGTCGGACGCCCCGCTCGCGGCCATCGCGCACCAGGTCGGGTACACGAGCGAGTTCGCGTTCTCGGCCGCTTTCCGCCGCGAGTACGGCACTGCACCGGGCGGTTTCCGCCGCACCCCGGTCCTGCTCGCCGCACGCTGA
- a CDS encoding RNA polymerase sigma factor — protein MRDTDNETRRRVREGDREAFAQLYEQFARAVYNHGLRLTGDWSTAEEVMSETFLAAWQARARVQEDGGTLLPWLLGIATHKADNARRGFRRRQGFLARQPQPDVQEDFAPETAGRIDDARRLRAVHAALCRLRRQEREVLALCVWGGLDYQQTAEALGIAVGTVRSRLSRARGRLAALAEEGMERPGARGEMTGEAAIAALTVGEKPA, from the coding sequence GTGAGGGACACAGACAACGAGACGCGCCGACGCGTACGCGAAGGGGACCGTGAGGCGTTCGCCCAGCTGTACGAGCAGTTCGCACGTGCCGTGTACAACCACGGGCTGCGGCTGACCGGCGACTGGTCGACGGCCGAAGAGGTCATGTCCGAGACGTTCCTGGCGGCGTGGCAGGCCCGCGCGCGCGTCCAGGAGGACGGCGGGACGCTCCTGCCCTGGCTGTTGGGCATCGCCACGCACAAGGCCGACAACGCGCGGCGGGGATTCCGCAGGCGCCAGGGCTTCCTGGCGCGGCAGCCGCAGCCGGACGTCCAGGAGGACTTCGCCCCGGAGACCGCCGGACGCATCGACGACGCCAGACGCCTGCGTGCCGTGCACGCGGCCCTCTGCCGTCTGCGGCGCCAGGAACGGGAGGTGCTGGCCCTGTGCGTATGGGGCGGCCTGGACTACCAGCAGACCGCCGAGGCCCTGGGCATCGCCGTCGGCACCGTACGCTCCCGGCTCTCGCGCGCCCGCGGAAGGCTGGCCGCCCTGGCGGAAGAAGGCATGGAACGGCCCGGCGCCCGCGGAGAGATGACAGGTGAGGCCGCGATCGCGGCCCTGACCGTAGGGGAGAAGCCCGCATGA
- a CDS encoding winged helix-turn-helix transcriptional regulator, producing MVERTRFDDSDCPVARSVDAIGDWWSLLIVRDAFDGSRRFGEFQRGLGVAKNILAARLRSLVAAGVLDTVPASDGSAYREYVLTPRGRGLFPVIVALRQWGEQNLFAPGEPHSELVDRGQGLPLRALEVRAADGRRLDADDTTVNKLG from the coding sequence ATGGTGGAGCGGACCCGTTTCGACGACAGCGACTGTCCCGTCGCGCGGTCGGTCGACGCGATCGGCGACTGGTGGTCGCTGCTGATCGTGCGGGACGCCTTCGACGGCAGCCGCCGCTTCGGGGAGTTCCAGCGCGGCCTCGGCGTGGCGAAGAACATCCTCGCCGCGCGCCTGCGCTCGCTGGTCGCCGCCGGAGTCCTCGACACCGTCCCCGCCTCGGACGGCAGCGCCTACCGCGAGTACGTACTGACGCCGAGGGGCAGGGGCCTCTTCCCCGTCATCGTCGCGCTGCGCCAGTGGGGCGAGCAGAACCTCTTCGCCCCCGGCGAGCCGCACTCGGAGCTGGTCGACCGCGGGCAGGGGCTTCCCCTGCGGGCGTTGGAGGTCCGCGCCGCGGACGGACGGCGGCTCGACGCCGACGACACCACCGTCAACAAGCTCGGCTGA
- a CDS encoding MFS transporter, translating into MAEAAEAVALGTGTGVPAFRLSRGGTVLFAVACGTAVANVYFAQPLLVTLGRDFSIGTATVGAVVTLTQIGYGLGLFLLVPLGDMLDRRRLVVAQLLLLAAALTAVGTASSATLLLGGLAAVGLLAVVTQTLVAFAASLAPPEERGRVVGLVTSGVVTGILLARTVSGLLADLAGWRAVYLSSAVLTCAIALALHRLLPSRTSTSTSTSTSTSTTSTARTYGQLLRSTVTLFARERLLRVRALLALLVFAAFSTLWSSVALPLSAPPLSLSHTAIGAFGLAGAAGALAATAAGRLNDQGFSQRTTGIGLALLTASWLPLALTRHSLWALAAGVILLDLAVQAVHVTNQTLIYALHPEAGSRLIGGYMVFYSIGSASGAVAATALYAAAGWTAVCALGAGVSLLALLLWAATRRGATPSPR; encoded by the coding sequence ATGGCCGAGGCGGCGGAGGCCGTGGCGCTGGGAACGGGGACGGGGGTGCCCGCGTTCAGGCTGTCCAGAGGGGGCACCGTGCTCTTCGCCGTCGCCTGTGGAACGGCCGTGGCCAACGTCTACTTCGCGCAGCCGCTCCTGGTGACGCTGGGCCGCGACTTCTCGATCGGCACCGCGACGGTCGGCGCGGTCGTGACCCTGACCCAGATCGGTTACGGCCTGGGGCTCTTCCTCCTCGTACCGCTGGGGGACATGCTCGACCGCAGACGTCTCGTCGTGGCGCAGCTCCTCCTCCTGGCGGCGGCGCTGACGGCGGTCGGCACCGCGAGCAGCGCGACGCTCCTGCTGGGGGGCCTCGCGGCCGTGGGGCTGCTCGCGGTGGTCACGCAGACGCTGGTGGCCTTCGCCGCGTCCCTCGCCCCACCCGAGGAACGCGGACGGGTCGTCGGCCTGGTGACCAGCGGCGTGGTCACCGGCATCCTGCTCGCCCGCACCGTGTCCGGTCTCCTGGCCGACCTCGCCGGCTGGCGCGCCGTCTACCTCTCCTCAGCGGTTCTCACCTGCGCGATCGCCCTGGCACTCCACCGCCTGCTGCCGTCCCGCACCAGCACCAGCACCAGCACCAGCACCAGCACCAGCACCACGTCGACGGCCAGGACGTACGGGCAGTTGCTGCGCTCCACCGTCACGCTGTTCGCCCGCGAGCGCCTCCTCCGCGTGCGGGCCCTGCTCGCCCTGCTGGTCTTCGCCGCCTTCAGCACCCTGTGGAGCAGTGTCGCGCTGCCGCTCAGCGCACCCCCGCTCTCCCTGTCCCACACCGCGATCGGAGCGTTCGGACTGGCCGGAGCCGCGGGCGCCCTCGCCGCCACAGCGGCCGGCCGCCTGAACGACCAAGGCTTCTCCCAGCGCACCACCGGCATCGGCCTGGCCCTGCTCACCGCCTCCTGGCTGCCGCTGGCCCTCACCCGGCACTCGCTCTGGGCGCTGGCGGCCGGCGTGATCCTCCTCGACCTCGCCGTACAGGCCGTCCACGTCACCAACCAGACCCTGATCTACGCTCTGCACCCGGAGGCGGGCAGCCGGCTGATCGGCGGCTACATGGTCTTCTACTCGATCGGCAGCGCCTCCGGCGCCGTCGCCGCGACCGCTCTCTACGCGGCGGCGGGCTGGACGGCCGTCTGCGCGCTGGGCGCCGGGGTCAGTCTGCTCGCTCTCCTCCTCTGGGCAGCCACCCGCCGCGGCGCCACACCATCGCCGCGCTGA
- a CDS encoding acyl-CoA dehydrogenase family protein, giving the protein MIDDSDKTNDILRAHAEKTERNERPAPESLDALREAGDFALRVPRGQGGAGAGVEAVARRLTALGRACPSSAWVAGTCATSKNLAGACFPGADDLFADADALFCGSGVPGAQGVRDGDVVRVSGRWQNVSGCEDAAWASLAVMVDGVFSLAVIPVAELTIDRTWQMAGMRGTGSHTLVAEDLPVPASRVAAAPPFGLNDVMLYAMTVLGPVVGGARGALDTTFAMFASDRKPFMSAHARMGESAGARYWLAEAARLVDRAEETMLSVAREADARTLSDVDAPRLRMALADAGRDARAAVERLMDLNGAGGFRTANVLQRFWRDVSVGSRHPHLNPYLAVETYGTALAGAGDAR; this is encoded by the coding sequence ATGATCGACGATTCCGACAAGACGAACGACATCCTGCGCGCTCACGCCGAGAAGACCGAACGGAACGAACGCCCGGCACCGGAGAGCCTCGACGCGCTGCGGGAAGCCGGGGACTTCGCGTTGCGGGTACCGAGAGGGCAGGGCGGAGCCGGAGCGGGCGTCGAGGCGGTGGCCCGGCGCCTGACCGCGCTGGGGCGGGCCTGCCCGTCGTCGGCGTGGGTCGCCGGGACGTGCGCGACGTCCAAGAACCTCGCGGGCGCGTGCTTCCCGGGCGCGGACGACCTGTTCGCGGACGCTGACGCGCTCTTCTGCGGCTCGGGTGTTCCCGGGGCGCAGGGCGTCCGGGACGGCGACGTCGTGCGGGTGTCGGGTCGCTGGCAGAACGTGTCCGGATGCGAGGACGCGGCCTGGGCCTCGCTCGCCGTGATGGTGGACGGTGTGTTCTCCCTCGCCGTGATTCCCGTGGCGGAGCTGACGATCGACCGGACGTGGCAGATGGCCGGGATGCGTGGCACCGGCAGCCACACCCTGGTCGCGGAGGACCTGCCCGTACCGGCGTCGCGGGTCGCGGCGGCGCCCCCGTTCGGCCTGAACGATGTGATGCTCTACGCGATGACGGTGCTCGGCCCGGTGGTCGGCGGCGCGCGCGGCGCACTCGACACGACGTTCGCGATGTTCGCCTCGGACCGCAAGCCGTTCATGAGCGCGCACGCGCGGATGGGGGAGTCGGCGGGCGCGCGGTACTGGCTCGCGGAGGCGGCGCGCCTGGTGGACCGGGCCGAGGAGACGATGCTGTCGGTGGCGCGGGAGGCGGACGCGCGCACACTGTCCGACGTGGACGCTCCGCGGCTGCGCATGGCGCTGGCGGACGCGGGCCGGGACGCCCGCGCGGCCGTCGAACGGCTGATGGACCTCAACGGCGCCGGCGGCTTCCGCACAGCGAACGTGCTGCAGCGCTTCTGGCGTGACGTGTCCGTCGGCAGCCGCCACCCGCACCTGAACCCGTACCTCGCGGTCGAGACCTACGGGACCGCGCTGGCGGGCGCCGGCGACGCCCGCTGA
- a CDS encoding flavoprotein, with amino-acid sequence MTEHREPFLYVVVCASGIADGVGELITAAHSEGWGVGVIATPNGLGFIDQEAIEAQTGYPIRSAWRTPSIPQPLPPADAIAVAPATFNTINKWAAGISDTLALGILCEAYGLGIPVAVQPYVNSAQAAHPAYAESLARLRSMGVLIGDYVPHKPKAGGGRDKYNWTHVLDLLRPVAASVAERD; translated from the coding sequence TTGACCGAGCACCGCGAGCCGTTCCTCTACGTCGTCGTCTGCGCGTCGGGCATCGCCGACGGAGTGGGCGAACTGATCACCGCTGCCCATTCCGAGGGCTGGGGAGTCGGCGTGATCGCGACCCCGAACGGACTCGGGTTCATAGACCAGGAAGCCATCGAAGCCCAGACCGGCTACCCGATCCGCTCCGCCTGGCGCACACCGAGCATCCCCCAGCCACTGCCCCCGGCCGACGCCATCGCCGTCGCCCCGGCCACGTTCAACACCATCAACAAGTGGGCCGCCGGCATCTCCGACACCCTCGCGCTCGGCATCCTTTGCGAGGCCTACGGACTCGGCATCCCCGTGGCCGTCCAGCCCTACGTCAACTCCGCCCAGGCTGCCCACCCGGCGTACGCGGAGAGCCTGGCCCGGCTCCGGTCGATGGGCGTCCTGATCGGCGACTACGTCCCCCACAAGCCCAAGGCCGGCGGGGGCCGCGACAAGTACAACTGGACCCACGTCCTCGACCTGCTCCGCCCCGTGGCGGCCTCAGTGGCGGAGAGGGATTAG
- a CDS encoding phytanoyl-CoA dioxygenase family protein translates to MSTPLPPVAPDAGTIDAFERDGYAVIRDAITPELREQLLAAAEKLLVSDITQGRDRGGDGKDGFRGCLNLDRAFLPLLANPAVLPTVVQLLSPNIHLLSAHLIALPSGPPRTIRIPGRHGWHRDMYGVTADLGFPHTPRMAIKAAHYLTPITPDCGLTTFLPGSHRLTEPRAAEPPPSGL, encoded by the coding sequence ATGAGCACCCCGCTCCCGCCCGTCGCCCCCGACGCCGGCACCATCGACGCCTTCGAACGCGACGGGTACGCGGTCATCCGCGACGCGATCACCCCGGAACTCCGCGAACAGCTCCTGGCCGCCGCCGAGAAGCTGCTGGTCAGCGACATCACCCAGGGCCGCGACCGAGGAGGCGACGGCAAGGACGGCTTCCGCGGATGCCTCAACCTCGACCGCGCCTTCCTTCCCCTCCTCGCCAACCCGGCCGTCCTGCCCACCGTCGTCCAGCTCCTCAGCCCGAACATCCACCTGCTGTCCGCCCACCTCATCGCCCTGCCCAGCGGTCCGCCCCGCACCATCCGCATCCCCGGGCGCCACGGCTGGCACCGTGACATGTACGGCGTCACCGCCGACCTCGGCTTCCCCCACACCCCCCGCATGGCGATCAAGGCCGCCCACTACCTCACCCCCATCACCCCCGACTGCGGGCTGACCACGTTCCTCCCCGGCAGCCACCGCCTCACCGAACCAAGGGCAGCGGAGCCGCCCCCATCGGGACTGTAA
- a CDS encoding NUDIX hydrolase: MLPPSDGPPGVAAAIVIREGRVLMVRRRVSEGQLSWQFPAGKIEPGESPEQAAVRETAEETGLNVAAIKVLGERVHPETGRWMSYMVCEIVSGTAAVGDPRELDALAWVALAEIPEYVPYGIFEPVQAYLDIALKG; this comes from the coding sequence GTGCTCCCGCCTTCAGACGGGCCGCCAGGTGTCGCTGCCGCGATCGTGATCCGAGAGGGTCGGGTGCTGATGGTCCGGCGCCGAGTCAGCGAGGGCCAGCTCTCGTGGCAGTTCCCGGCAGGCAAGATCGAGCCCGGCGAGTCTCCCGAGCAAGCGGCTGTTCGCGAGACCGCGGAGGAGACGGGGCTGAACGTGGCCGCCATCAAGGTCCTCGGCGAGCGCGTCCACCCGGAGACTGGCCGATGGATGTCGTACATGGTCTGCGAGATCGTCAGCGGCACCGCTGCCGTCGGTGACCCACGAGAACTGGACGCACTGGCGTGGGTGGCGCTTGCAGAGATCCCCGAATACGTCCCATACGGGATCTTCGAGCCAGTGCAGGCATACCTGGATATCGCGCTCAAGGGCTGA